In the Enterococcus rotai genome, TGTTTTCTAGCACGGTCACCATTATACATACCACGAATTTGCGGCATCGACACGTGTGACTCATCGATCACAAGTAAAAAGTCATCTGGGAAAAAGTCAATCAATGTATACGGCGGTTCGCCTTCTGATCGGCCATCCATATGACGAGAATAATTTTCGATACCAGATGTATAGCCCATTTCTCGCATCATTTCGATATCGTAATTTGTTCTCTGCTCCAAACGTTGTGCTTCTAATAATTTATTTTCATTACGTAAAACAGTTAGACGAGCGTCCAGCTCTTCTTGGATTTGCGAAATAGCATGTTCCATATGATCTTCATTGGTCACAAAGTGCGTTGCTGGAAAGATTGCGACATGTTCTGTCTCACCGATCACTTCACCAGTCAATGCATCAACTTCTCGAATCCGCTCAATTTCATCGCCAAAAAATTCAACTCGTAACGCATGATCATCTCGTGATGCTGGGAAAATTTCAACAACATCGCCACGAACACGAAAGCGCCCACGTTGAAAATCTATATCGTTTCGCTCAAATTGAATATTTACTAAATCAGTCAACAGCTGACTACGATCCATCTCCATGCCTACACGAATCGAAACAACTTGCTCACTATACTCTTTGGGATCACCTAAACCAAAAATACATGAGACAGATGCCACTACGATCACATCGTTTCGTTCTAATAATGAACTAGTTGCCGAATGTCGCAATTTATCGATTTCGTCATTGATACTAGCATCTTTTTCAATATATGTATCACTTGAAGGAACATAAGCTTCTGGTTGATAGTAGTCATAATAACTAACAAAATACTCGACCGCGTTATTTGGAAAGAATTCTTTGAACTCTCCATAAAGCTGTCCAGCTAATGTCTTATTATGAGCAATAACTAATGTCGGTTTGTTTACTTCCGTAATGACATTAGACATCGTAAATGTTTTACCGGTTCCCGTAGCACCTAACAAAATCTGTGCTTTCTCTCCGCCTTCGATACCTTCTACTAACCTTTTGATTGCTTCTGGTTGATCTCCATCTGGCTTATATTTTGATACTAAGTCAAATGTATTGGAGGTCTCTCTTTCTATCATTCAACATCCTCCTCTTGCCTATAATAATTGTAAATTCAATTCAATCAAAATGAAAACGATCATGTGTTACACCAAAATATATTCTATTTTTTTGAATGATCACCTTAAAATTGAAAAGAAACTTCTGAAATTATTTTAACATACCGAACATATTTTCGCTAGTTTTAGAACGGATTGCGTATACGCATTCTTTGCTGATTTACATTTTATTTAATCTTTTGTTTGCATCCTTCTGCCACCCAAAAATAGCCGTTAAGATTTTTAACTCATCTCGGATATGTTATATTACGTAACATGTGATGTAAGGAAATGATTTTTTTTTGACTTTATCATGGTGAATGACTTGTGTTTTTGCCTTTTCTTACTATATAATTATCC is a window encoding:
- the uvrB gene encoding excinuclease ABC subunit UvrB, with protein sequence MIERETSNTFDLVSKYKPDGDQPEAIKRLVEGIEGGEKAQILLGATGTGKTFTMSNVITEVNKPTLVIAHNKTLAGQLYGEFKEFFPNNAVEYFVSYYDYYQPEAYVPSSDTYIEKDASINDEIDKLRHSATSSLLERNDVIVVASVSCIFGLGDPKEYSEQVVSIRVGMEMDRSQLLTDLVNIQFERNDIDFQRGRFRVRGDVVEIFPASRDDHALRVEFFGDEIERIREVDALTGEVIGETEHVAIFPATHFVTNEDHMEHAISQIQEELDARLTVLRNENKLLEAQRLEQRTNYDIEMMREMGYTSGIENYSRHMDGRSEGEPPYTLIDFFPDDFLLVIDESHVSMPQIRGMYNGDRARKQMLVDYGFRLPSALDNRPLRLEEFEKHVHQVVYVSATPGPYEYEQTDTVIPQIIRPTGLLDPLIEVRPIMGQIDDLVGEIHERVEKDQRVFITTLTKKMSEDLTDYLKELGIKVKYLHSDIKTLERTEIIRDLRLGEFDVLIGINLLREGLDVPEVSLIAILDADKEGFLRSERSLIQTIGRAARNSDGRVIMYADKITDSMQKAMDETARRRSIQEKYNEEHGITPKTIIKEIRELISISKTNEKGEPIKIDKSYHELSRQEKADLLMKLEKEMRDAAKALDFETAATLRDTILELKAAE